One segment of Methanolinea mesophila DNA contains the following:
- a CDS encoding PEGA domain-containing protein, with protein MKSCDITARIGISLIFVCALISGGFVVPASAADLYATIGDTIPLNGTALLVDTVYMYMTGPGVPANGARMDNSNAAVITGDPSTFTQVPVNDDTWVFSWNTGRVTGGLAEGIYTVYVATAPAAANDLSGVKYSDIQIALKKAVTTGSLAISSSPVDAQVSLNGRYVGNTPLTATDLAPGEYRVLLELQGYQSAEGDVSVAAGQTATYSASLEPIVTTGTSISGTTPVTPSPPATSPVTSPSPTTAPIPWILAILSIGLVILGRSSGKT; from the coding sequence ATGAAATCGTGCGACATTACGGCCAGGATTGGTATTTCACTGATCTTCGTCTGTGCACTGATATCCGGGGGGTTCGTGGTTCCGGCCTCCGCGGCAGACCTCTACGCGACCATCGGAGACACCATCCCCCTGAACGGAACTGCATTGCTGGTCGATACCGTGTACATGTACATGACCGGCCCCGGGGTCCCCGCAAACGGAGCCAGGATGGATAACAGCAATGCCGCGGTGATTACCGGTGACCCTTCAACCTTCACCCAGGTCCCGGTAAACGATGATACATGGGTGTTTTCGTGGAACACAGGGAGAGTTACCGGAGGACTCGCCGAAGGCATCTACACGGTGTATGTCGCGACGGCGCCTGCCGCGGCGAACGACCTCTCGGGTGTGAAGTACTCCGATATCCAGATCGCACTCAAAAAGGCGGTCACCACAGGAAGTCTTGCGATCTCGTCCTCACCGGTTGATGCACAGGTGAGCCTCAACGGGAGGTACGTGGGAAACACCCCGTTGACAGCCACCGATCTCGCTCCCGGGGAATACCGGGTCCTGCTCGAACTCCAGGGATATCAGTCCGCAGAGGGAGATGTCAGCGTTGCAGCAGGGCAGACGGCCACGTATTCTGCGTCTCTCGAACCGATCGTCACCACAGGCACGTCGATATCGGGAACAACGCCCGTCACCCCATCCCCGCCGGCCACGAGTCCCGTCACCTCTCCTTCTCCTACAACCGCACCTATACCCTGGATACTGGCCATTCTCTCCATCGGACTGGTTATTTTGGGAAGATCGTCCGGAAAGACATGA
- a CDS encoding formylmethanofuran dehydrogenase subunit A → MTELLIRNAYVIDPINDIRGEIMDIPIREGKIVEEVSDRAPVIDAEGYLTLPGGIDSHSHVCGTKVNFGRYMSPEDMRAGRTARKGRMHVTSGYSVPTTFGNSYRYSAMGYTMVLEGAMAPLEARHTHEEFTATPHQDMMANTLFDGNWSIMEAVLDKDVKRAAAVVAWILNAVKGFAIKLTNPGGTEAWGWGEDLAGIHDEVPHFGVTPAEIIGTMIRANELLHLPHSVHLHCNNLGVPGNHRTTLETIALAPDLNPKRQSLYLTHVQFHSYGGTTWRDIDSRSEEVTKAVNAKPQVVMDMGQIMFGRTTTMTADGPMEFKLYMLHHNKWSNHDVELETGSGIIPVYYTRKSLVNCIMWAIGLELALLTKNPWQCILATDNPNGAPFVKYPEIIALLMSKKFREQEGALLDPRTEHHVPLFAIDRELDWYEIAVMTRAAQAKALGIQDLGRGHLAPGALADVAIYPMKTDQLDPATQFQQVIAGFARTRYTIKRGRVVARDGEVVVDGANSTIWVRPKVPPEYDLSRDPEFVKKFEQYYTVRMRNYPVQDTYLPRGICIETEADL, encoded by the coding sequence ATGACCGAACTTCTCATCAGGAACGCCTACGTCATAGACCCGATAAACGATATCCGGGGAGAGATCATGGATATCCCCATCCGGGAAGGAAAGATCGTGGAAGAGGTCTCGGACCGGGCCCCGGTGATTGACGCGGAGGGGTATCTCACCCTTCCCGGGGGCATCGACTCCCATTCGCATGTTTGCGGGACGAAGGTGAACTTCGGCCGGTACATGAGCCCGGAGGATATGAGGGCAGGAAGGACCGCACGGAAAGGCCGGATGCACGTGACTTCCGGGTACAGCGTGCCCACGACGTTCGGAAATTCCTACCGGTACAGTGCGATGGGATATACCATGGTCCTCGAGGGAGCCATGGCCCCGCTGGAAGCCCGGCACACCCACGAGGAGTTCACCGCCACTCCCCACCAGGACATGATGGCCAACACCCTCTTTGACGGGAACTGGTCGATTATGGAAGCGGTCCTCGACAAGGACGTGAAACGGGCGGCTGCGGTGGTTGCCTGGATCCTGAATGCGGTCAAGGGGTTTGCGATCAAGCTTACCAACCCCGGCGGGACCGAGGCCTGGGGGTGGGGAGAGGACCTCGCGGGGATCCACGACGAAGTCCCCCACTTCGGGGTCACCCCCGCGGAGATCATCGGGACGATGATCCGGGCGAATGAACTGTTACACCTTCCCCACTCGGTACACCTCCACTGCAACAATCTCGGGGTGCCGGGGAATCACCGGACGACCCTGGAAACCATCGCGCTTGCCCCGGACCTCAACCCGAAGCGGCAGAGCCTGTACCTGACCCATGTGCAGTTCCATTCCTATGGGGGGACCACATGGAGGGACATCGACTCGCGGAGCGAGGAGGTCACGAAGGCGGTGAACGCCAAACCGCAGGTGGTCATGGACATGGGGCAGATCATGTTCGGCAGGACCACCACCATGACCGCGGACGGGCCCATGGAGTTCAAGCTCTACATGCTCCACCACAACAAGTGGAGCAACCACGATGTGGAGCTGGAGACCGGGTCAGGGATCATCCCTGTGTACTACACCAGGAAGAGCCTGGTGAACTGCATCATGTGGGCCATAGGGCTCGAACTGGCCCTCCTCACGAAAAATCCGTGGCAGTGCATTCTCGCCACGGATAATCCGAACGGGGCGCCGTTCGTTAAATATCCCGAAATCATCGCCCTGCTGATGAGTAAAAAATTCCGCGAGCAGGAAGGTGCCCTGCTCGATCCGAGGACCGAGCATCATGTCCCCCTCTTCGCGATAGACCGGGAACTCGACTGGTACGAGATCGCGGTAATGACCCGGGCGGCACAGGCGAAAGCCCTGGGAATCCAGGACCTGGGCAGAGGGCATCTCGCTCCCGGCGCACTCGCTGATGTGGCGATATATCCCATGAAGACAGACCAGCTCGATCCGGCCACCCAGTTTCAGCAGGTGATCGCAGGGTTTGCGAGGACCCGCTACACCATCAAGCGGGGCAGGGTCGTTGCGCGGGACGGCGAGGTGGTGGTGGACGGGGCGAACAGTACTATCTGGGTAAGGCCGAAAGTCCCTCCCGAATACGACCTTTCCCGCGATCCAGAGTTTGTGAAAAAATTCGAGCAGTACTATACGGTCCGGATGCGAAACTACCCCGTGCAGGATACATATCTCCCCCGTGGGATCTGCATCGAGACCGAGGCGGACTTATGA
- a CDS encoding formylmethanofuran dehydrogenase subunit B: protein MKVEDVICPFCGCLCDDLVVEVEGERVIGVENGCTLAQEKFMGDHRLGHPIRRTGKEWTPVSYDEAIETAARVLLEADRPLLYGWSGTQGEAQSVGVHLAELLGAVIDNTSTVCHGPSIMAIQEVGHPGCTLGQVKNRADLLIYWGCNPIDAHPRHMSRYTTYADGFFLKDAFRDRKVIVVDIRETESSNIADEFIRIDPGGDYEVLSALRAIVRGKGALVPASVSGVSREQLFRVADLCKAARFGAIFFGLGLTMSPGKQKNIRNAIELTEELNRHTKFTISPMRGHWNVYGSNEVFTWISGYPYAVDFARGIAFYNPGETTAVDILKRGECDACLVVASDPGAHFPRDCCAHLASIPTIQIDPHVNATTHLSHLQIPVAVTGIDAEGTAYRMDGVPIRTRSLFPSRYPTDTEILERIYAIVAREKGP from the coding sequence ATGAAGGTTGAGGACGTGATCTGTCCGTTCTGCGGGTGCCTCTGCGACGACCTGGTGGTGGAGGTGGAGGGAGAACGTGTGATTGGCGTCGAGAACGGCTGCACCCTCGCCCAGGAGAAGTTCATGGGAGACCACCGGCTCGGACACCCTATCCGGAGGACAGGAAAGGAATGGACGCCCGTTTCGTACGACGAGGCGATCGAGACTGCGGCGCGGGTGCTCCTTGAAGCCGACCGCCCTCTTCTCTACGGCTGGAGCGGGACGCAGGGAGAGGCGCAAAGCGTCGGGGTTCACCTGGCGGAACTCCTGGGGGCGGTGATCGACAATACCTCGACCGTTTGCCACGGCCCATCCATCATGGCCATCCAGGAGGTGGGCCACCCGGGCTGCACCCTGGGACAGGTGAAGAACCGGGCGGATCTCCTCATCTACTGGGGGTGCAATCCTATCGACGCCCACCCCCGTCATATGAGCCGGTATACCACCTACGCAGATGGTTTCTTCCTCAAGGACGCCTTCCGTGACCGCAAGGTGATCGTGGTCGACATCCGGGAGACGGAGTCCTCGAATATCGCGGATGAATTCATACGGATTGACCCGGGCGGAGATTACGAGGTACTCTCCGCACTCAGGGCAATCGTGAGGGGCAAGGGGGCGCTCGTCCCTGCATCGGTCTCGGGAGTTTCACGGGAACAACTCTTCAGGGTCGCGGACCTGTGTAAAGCGGCAAGGTTCGGCGCGATATTCTTCGGGCTCGGCCTGACAATGTCCCCGGGCAAACAGAAGAACATCAGGAACGCGATCGAGCTTACCGAGGAACTGAACCGGCACACGAAGTTCACCATCTCCCCCATGCGGGGTCACTGGAACGTCTATGGTTCGAACGAAGTATTCACCTGGATATCCGGCTACCCCTACGCGGTCGATTTCGCCCGGGGAATCGCCTTTTACAACCCCGGCGAGACCACTGCGGTGGATATCCTGAAGCGGGGGGAGTGCGACGCCTGCCTGGTCGTCGCGAGTGATCCCGGCGCACATTTTCCCCGTGATTGTTGCGCTCATCTCGCCTCTATCCCGACCATCCAGATCGATCCCCACGTAAACGCGACCACTCACTTAAGCCACCTCCAGATCCCGGTTGCGGTCACCGGAATAGATGCGGAGGGGACTGCATATCGGATGGACGGGGTACCCATCCGGACGAGATCGCTTTTCCCGAGCAGGTACCCCACCGATACCGAAATCCTGGAGCGTATCTACGCCATCGTGGCGCGGGAGAAAGGACCATGA
- a CDS encoding DUF1959 domain-containing protein, protein MTAYLYEKDLVGMKYSILISCRHDAMVRAIALDLGVGVQQLRKHLIEHFDMILLENLPARYEAGKKDPDDDDEEAKMLGRALYTKYIPLFSGNEINRALDRIDTWISEGIPADEAVMKGKKFLGTVITG, encoded by the coding sequence ATGACCGCGTATCTCTATGAAAAAGACCTCGTGGGGATGAAATATTCCATCCTCATCAGCTGCAGGCACGACGCGATGGTACGGGCGATAGCCCTTGATCTTGGCGTGGGGGTCCAGCAGTTGCGGAAGCACCTGATCGAACATTTCGACATGATACTCCTGGAGAACCTGCCCGCCCGGTACGAGGCCGGGAAGAAGGATCCGGATGACGACGACGAGGAGGCAAAAATGCTGGGAAGAGCGCTCTATACAAAGTACATCCCCCTGTTTTCCGGGAACGAGATCAATCGCGCCCTCGACAGGATCGATACCTGGATATCGGAGGGAATACCGGCGGACGAGGCGGTAATGAAGGGAAAGAAATTCCTCGGCACGGTGATCACAGGATGA
- a CDS encoding NADH-quinone oxidoreductase subunit B family protein produces the protein MSLLQSIKNYVRSRSIHVSYVDVGSCNGCDIEVLACLSPRYDIEQYGIYVHNNPREADILLVIGAYTPGWEEKLATLWEKIPEPKAAIAIGNCPISGCLFNRPHTYIDPPVAKHIPIAAEVPGCPPRPTEILAAVLAVAPIVFRDFEVKR, from the coding sequence ATGAGCCTCCTGCAGTCGATAAAGAACTATGTCCGGTCCCGGTCGATCCACGTGAGCTACGTCGATGTCGGATCCTGCAACGGGTGCGATATCGAGGTGCTCGCCTGTCTCTCACCCCGCTACGATATCGAGCAGTACGGGATATACGTCCACAACAACCCCCGGGAAGCGGACATTCTGCTGGTTATCGGCGCATACACCCCCGGATGGGAGGAGAAGCTCGCGACGCTCTGGGAGAAGATTCCCGAGCCCAAGGCCGCGATCGCAATAGGGAACTGCCCGATATCGGGCTGCCTGTTCAACCGTCCCCACACGTATATCGACCCTCCCGTGGCAAAGCACATTCCCATCGCCGCAGAGGTGCCGGGGTGTCCGCCCCGCCCGACCGAGATCCTGGCCGCGGTGCTTGCGGTCGCACCCATCGTGTTCCGTGATTTCGAGGTGAAGCGATGA
- a CDS encoding respiratory chain complex I subunit 1 family protein: MIPYLVFAIFFGLLLLGLHRKVIARIQQRPGPPVWQEILHMLKFSFKSTWIPRTASDTLFVAVVLIAIGIWTAAFFVVLAGGSLLILFGIYMLHKIVEHGFGLSSGSPYGKFGGVRSVISAASEIPLFVSVAGIALFTKSLDIADIIDYQAVHGPLLWVVPLSAVAMYLVILSKMPFGPFSIVESKELVSGYKTEHFGVWRAGLEVCNGLKTYVLLMAFVIIFIGGLPIWWLLLAMVVLIITYSFVCALTPMLAPFDSVSIQTLITVVMLGYVAWLGWFA, encoded by the coding sequence ATGATTCCGTATCTCGTGTTTGCCATATTCTTCGGCCTGCTCCTGCTCGGCCTACACCGTAAGGTTATCGCCCGGATCCAGCAGCGCCCCGGCCCCCCGGTATGGCAGGAGATCCTCCACATGCTCAAGTTCTCTTTCAAGAGCACATGGATTCCCCGGACCGCGAGCGATACCCTGTTCGTTGCGGTGGTGCTGATCGCGATAGGGATATGGACGGCGGCGTTCTTCGTGGTGCTCGCCGGCGGGAGCCTCCTCATTCTCTTCGGGATCTATATGCTCCACAAGATCGTGGAGCACGGGTTCGGGCTCTCCTCGGGATCGCCGTACGGGAAGTTCGGAGGGGTACGCTCGGTCATCTCTGCGGCCTCGGAGATTCCCCTCTTTGTCTCGGTTGCCGGGATCGCACTCTTCACAAAGTCTCTCGACATAGCTGATATCATCGATTACCAGGCGGTGCACGGGCCCCTCCTCTGGGTGGTCCCGCTCTCCGCGGTGGCCATGTACCTGGTCATCCTCTCCAAAATGCCGTTCGGGCCGTTCTCGATCGTGGAAAGCAAGGAACTGGTCTCGGGATACAAGACGGAACACTTCGGGGTATGGCGGGCAGGACTTGAGGTATGCAACGGGTTGAAGACCTACGTGCTCCTGATGGCGTTCGTGATAATCTTTATCGGCGGCCTTCCGATCTGGTGGCTGCTCCTCGCAATGGTGGTGCTGATTATAACCTACTCGTTTGTCTGTGCCCTGACTCCCATGCTCGCCCCGTTTGACAGCGTGTCCATCCAGACCCTGATCACCGTGGTGATGCTCGGGTATGTAGCCTGGCTGGGGTGGTTCGCATGA
- a CDS encoding formylmethanofuran dehydrogenase subunit C — MRVTLETKPRKKPKIPIEAENIIPQNFLRGMDITVYEGNKERRLEDLFYIAVEGPAVSPDQVEVILKGDTGVIKRVGEYMNAGRIVVEGDIGMHCGNFMSAGEILIRGNAESWLGREMRGGTIRCLGNTGHYCAAGYRGEKRGMRGGKVEVMGNAGDYAAEYLSGGEVIIRGSTGDMPGIEMRGGTLVIGGTCTRPGANMTGGTCIVLGNAARIIPTFAAAGIRELTWEDRSYAVQVYNGDMANRGGKGTLLVRRE; from the coding sequence ATGAGGGTCACGCTTGAAACAAAACCGAGGAAAAAGCCGAAAATCCCTATCGAAGCCGAGAATATAATCCCCCAGAACTTCCTTCGCGGGATGGACATTACGGTCTACGAAGGGAACAAGGAGCGCCGACTGGAAGATCTCTTCTATATTGCAGTGGAAGGTCCTGCTGTCTCTCCAGACCAGGTCGAGGTCATCCTCAAAGGTGATACCGGGGTGATCAAAAGGGTGGGAGAATACATGAATGCAGGAAGAATCGTGGTGGAAGGCGATATCGGAATGCATTGCGGGAATTTCATGAGCGCAGGAGAGATCCTGATCCGGGGGAATGCGGAATCGTGGCTCGGGCGCGAGATGAGGGGTGGAACGATCCGGTGCCTGGGCAATACCGGACATTATTGCGCTGCCGGGTACCGGGGAGAGAAACGAGGCATGCGCGGTGGAAAGGTTGAGGTAATGGGAAATGCCGGGGACTATGCCGCCGAGTATCTCTCCGGGGGAGAAGTAATCATCCGGGGCTCCACGGGAGATATGCCCGGGATCGAGATGCGGGGGGGCACCCTGGTTATCGGGGGAACCTGCACCCGTCCCGGAGCCAACATGACCGGGGGGACCTGCATTGTCCTGGGAAATGCAGCCCGAATCATTCCCACGTTCGCCGCTGCAGGTATCCGGGAACTGACGTGGGAAGACAGGAGCTACGCGGTGCAGGTCTATAACGGCGACATGGCGAACCGCGGTGGGAAAGGGACCCTTTTGGTGAGACGTGAGTGA
- a CDS encoding 4Fe-4S binding protein — MPFSLVYYLSHFARIEWVKNFFAAKTAPLETPPYFRGFPELTGELCQHSLFCMMACPAPGAIDVVHSGKKWEPRIHKGHCIRCGLCVEACPHGVLRSGRILDTIHREHTTLSFSFRIDIDPDKCMGCGNCAVACPVNKVIDAQMSHGGKASTDQLLLRVNAGKSEVLHMEKCTGCKTCENHCPNEAIRVSRLLEAVQNPEAP, encoded by the coding sequence ATGCCGTTCTCACTGGTCTACTACCTCTCGCATTTCGCCCGCATAGAATGGGTAAAGAATTTTTTTGCAGCAAAGACCGCTCCGCTGGAGACTCCTCCGTATTTCCGCGGGTTTCCGGAACTCACCGGGGAGCTCTGCCAGCACTCGCTCTTCTGCATGATGGCGTGCCCCGCACCCGGCGCCATCGACGTGGTCCATTCGGGGAAGAAGTGGGAGCCCCGCATCCACAAGGGGCACTGCATCCGTTGCGGGCTGTGCGTGGAGGCCTGCCCTCACGGCGTGCTGAGGAGCGGCAGGATACTGGACACGATCCACCGGGAACATACCACCCTTTCGTTCTCCTTCCGGATAGACATCGACCCTGACAAGTGCATGGGGTGCGGGAACTGTGCAGTGGCCTGCCCGGTGAACAAGGTGATCGACGCCCAGATGTCCCATGGGGGAAAGGCTTCCACCGATCAGCTCCTGCTCCGTGTAAACGCGGGGAAGAGCGAGGTCCTGCACATGGAGAAATGCACCGGCTGCAAGACCTGCGAGAACCACTGCCCGAACGAAGCGATCAGGGTATCGCGCCTGCTCGAAGCGGTCCAGAACCCGGAGGCCCCATGA
- a CDS encoding molybdopterin dinucleotide binding domain-containing protein — protein MKFLLNTGRTIRQGSFVERKNSPAYRNEASSCRMNPVDMMELGIEEGANVMVTGPAGTVVMRGVPEPGLRKGEVFVCLGPFANHIISTETHGTGMPDFKTTVVEIVPTDERIAEIWELMESCGGWRYEG, from the coding sequence ATGAAATTCCTCTTAAACACGGGCCGGACGATTCGCCAGGGCTCGTTCGTTGAGCGGAAGAACAGCCCGGCCTACAGGAACGAAGCGTCTTCCTGCAGGATGAACCCGGTGGACATGATGGAACTTGGTATCGAGGAAGGCGCCAACGTCATGGTGACCGGACCGGCGGGAACTGTCGTCATGAGGGGGGTGCCTGAACCGGGACTCCGGAAGGGCGAGGTCTTCGTCTGCCTCGGGCCCTTCGCAAACCACATCATAAGTACCGAGACGCATGGGACCGGGATGCCCGATTTTAAGACCACGGTGGTCGAGATAGTCCCCACCGACGAAAGGATCGCCGAGATATGGGAGCTGATGGAGTCCTGCGGAGGGTGGCGCTATGAAGGTTGA
- a CDS encoding hybrid sensor histidine kinase/response regulator, with protein MISVLLVDDEPAILDVAQIFLERGGGIRVSLSESGTKALEMCALHPYDIIVSDYEMPGMNGIDLLKEVKSRNPDTPFIIFTGRGREHVAIEALNLGASFYLQKGGDPKSQFAELRNMIDQAVRHNKAEEEVRLNESRLAAIIDLHQMHGAAMKEICDYALEKAIELTRSSIGYLAFVEEATSMLTMYAWSRQALTECLIGEKPLLYPLESTGLWGEAVRQRRPVITNDYAAENPANKGYPEGHVHISRHMNVPIFEGNRIMMLAGVGNKETEYDESDIRQVTLLMGGLWQILKRKRAEEELRESEKRLRSYFDLPMVGMAIISPGMRWVQVNDTLCGMLGYPADEMVGRTWAEFTPEEDEEKELNSYSDVIQGSRSAAVFEKRYRRKDGSLISVRISSMPVRNENGSIDYFVAFFQDITPLERTRQELTISNERVTAVLGELNAARSALAEQCERLLREESLLHESEAKYNSLVEKIGSGNFDENIPADPIVSVEATSPSAGPGQGTAPDDPSRDPACIADRKFTLLDTITRHDTNNKLAVVSGYIELMKESSDDPAIHSYLRRQERAVEAIQHILTFTKAYRDLGMKEPSWQDVAGAVRNSAGLLELQSVTIYMDLAGLFVRADPLFEKVFYNLIENALQYGKKITKIEISAIATDEGLIIIIEDDGTGIPNDQKERIFEPGVGENTGYGLFLVREILSMTEFSIRENGHPGEGARFEIVIPHGSYRFE; from the coding sequence ATGATCTCGGTACTACTGGTTGATGATGAGCCTGCGATCCTTGACGTTGCCCAGATCTTTCTGGAGCGGGGCGGCGGCATAAGGGTCAGCCTTTCCGAATCAGGCACGAAAGCACTGGAAATGTGTGCCCTTCACCCCTACGATATCATCGTCTCTGACTATGAGATGCCAGGGATGAACGGGATCGACCTGCTCAAGGAAGTGAAGTCCCGGAATCCCGATACCCCGTTCATTATCTTCACCGGGAGAGGGAGGGAACACGTGGCAATCGAAGCCCTGAACCTCGGCGCTTCGTTCTATCTCCAGAAAGGGGGCGACCCGAAATCCCAGTTCGCCGAGCTCCGGAACATGATAGACCAGGCGGTCCGGCATAACAAGGCCGAAGAGGAGGTCCGATTGAACGAATCCCGCCTCGCCGCGATTATCGACCTCCACCAGATGCACGGTGCAGCCATGAAGGAGATCTGCGACTACGCACTTGAGAAGGCCATCGAGCTCACCAGGAGCAGTATCGGGTACCTTGCCTTCGTGGAGGAGGCGACCTCGATGCTCACAATGTATGCCTGGTCGCGACAGGCGCTTACCGAGTGCCTGATTGGGGAGAAACCCCTGCTCTATCCGCTTGAGTCAACCGGATTGTGGGGAGAAGCGGTGAGGCAGCGCCGGCCGGTGATCACCAACGACTATGCGGCGGAAAACCCGGCAAATAAGGGATACCCGGAAGGACACGTCCACATCTCCCGGCATATGAACGTGCCAATCTTCGAGGGCAACCGGATCATGATGCTTGCCGGGGTGGGTAACAAGGAGACCGAGTATGACGAGTCCGATATACGCCAGGTGACGCTCCTTATGGGAGGATTGTGGCAGATCCTGAAACGGAAACGGGCCGAAGAAGAACTCAGGGAGAGCGAGAAGAGGCTCCGGTCGTATTTCGACCTTCCCATGGTAGGTATGGCGATCATCTCTCCCGGGATGCGCTGGGTGCAGGTGAACGATACGCTCTGTGGGATGCTCGGGTATCCGGCAGATGAGATGGTGGGCAGGACGTGGGCGGAATTCACCCCGGAAGAAGACGAGGAGAAGGAATTAAACAGTTATTCTGACGTTATCCAGGGATCGAGGTCTGCGGCAGTGTTTGAAAAGAGATACCGGAGAAAGGACGGTTCCCTGATCTCGGTCCGAATCTCGAGCATGCCCGTCCGGAACGAAAACGGCTCTATAGATTATTTTGTTGCCTTCTTCCAGGATATCACTCCCCTCGAAAGAACACGGCAGGAACTTACGATCTCGAACGAACGGGTGACCGCCGTTCTGGGGGAACTTAATGCCGCCCGTTCTGCCCTCGCAGAACAATGCGAGAGGCTCCTCCGCGAGGAATCCCTCCTGCACGAGAGTGAGGCAAAATACAACTCCCTGGTGGAAAAGATCGGTTCCGGCAATTTCGATGAGAATATTCCGGCGGATCCGATCGTTTCGGTTGAGGCGACATCCCCCTCAGCAGGACCGGGTCAGGGAACTGCTCCGGATGACCCTTCACGGGACCCGGCCTGCATCGCAGACCGGAAATTCACCCTGCTGGACACGATTACCCGGCACGATACGAATAACAAACTCGCCGTCGTTTCAGGGTACATCGAACTCATGAAGGAATCTTCCGATGACCCCGCGATCCATTCCTACCTCCGCAGGCAGGAACGGGCGGTGGAAGCAATCCAGCATATCCTGACCTTTACCAAAGCCTACCGTGACCTTGGAATGAAGGAGCCGTCCTGGCAGGATGTGGCAGGGGCCGTCCGGAACTCGGCAGGGCTCCTGGAATTACAATCGGTTACCATCTACATGGATCTTGCCGGACTGTTCGTTCGTGCGGATCCGCTCTTCGAGAAGGTATTTTATAATCTTATCGAGAATGCACTTCAATACGGAAAAAAAATCACCAAAATAGAGATATCGGCAATTGCAACCGACGAAGGACTTATAATAATAATCGAGGATGACGGGACCGGTATTCCCAATGACCAGAAAGAGAGAATTTTCGAGCCTGGTGTGGGTGAAAATACAGGATACGGACTTTTCCTGGTCCGTGAGATCCTCTCGATGACAGAGTTTTCGATCCGGGAAAACGGGCATCCGGGTGAAGGCGCCCGGTTCGAGATCGTCATCCCCCACGGGTCGTACCGGTTTGAATAG
- a CDS encoding hydrogenase large subunit — translation MKKTVDVSIPMGPIHPCFKEPARIKCQTSGERVLSAEMELGYMKKGIERIMKGRPWQEVMFLAERVCGICSVIHNMVFIEALEKISAIEVPERAALLRVIVNELDRIQSHTLANFSYCYTIEHETLAMYLLDVREKVMDMLELITGARVTCAYIVPGGVRFDLRPEDARRLSATIDRIEADVTRFMKMFEGGPMIATRSRGVGILTREVAIEAHVVGPTARGSNMPEIDLRLRHPTYRALEFSPEYREEGDNYARIMVRFQEVFQSIRLIRRCLERLDPGPVRGGGIPGAGEIAYAGEAPRGELSYFLKTDAAGRVLDISIQTPSIMNIEACCHYLIVDVTSLADVTSTFVSVDPCIACTER, via the coding sequence ATGAAAAAGACCGTGGACGTATCCATCCCCATGGGGCCCATCCACCCCTGCTTCAAGGAACCCGCCCGGATCAAGTGCCAGACCTCCGGGGAGCGGGTGCTGTCCGCCGAGATGGAACTGGGTTACATGAAGAAAGGGATCGAGCGGATCATGAAAGGCCGGCCCTGGCAGGAAGTGATGTTCCTTGCAGAACGGGTCTGCGGTATCTGTTCCGTGATCCACAACATGGTCTTCATCGAGGCGCTGGAGAAGATCAGCGCGATAGAAGTTCCTGAACGAGCGGCCTTGCTCCGGGTGATCGTAAACGAACTCGACCGGATACAGAGCCATACCCTGGCGAACTTTTCCTACTGCTATACCATCGAACACGAAACCCTGGCGATGTACCTCCTGGATGTCCGGGAGAAGGTCATGGACATGCTGGAACTGATCACCGGGGCCCGGGTGACCTGTGCCTACATAGTCCCGGGAGGGGTTAGGTTCGATCTCAGGCCTGAAGATGCCCGGCGCCTCTCCGCAACTATCGACCGTATCGAGGCGGATGTCACCCGGTTCATGAAGATGTTCGAGGGTGGCCCTATGATCGCGACAAGGAGCAGGGGAGTGGGCATCCTGACCAGAGAAGTGGCGATCGAGGCGCATGTGGTAGGGCCGACCGCCCGTGGGAGCAATATGCCGGAGATAGACCTGAGGCTTCGCCATCCCACCTACCGGGCGCTGGAGTTCTCCCCCGAATACCGGGAAGAAGGGGACAATTATGCCCGGATCATGGTGAGGTTCCAGGAGGTGTTCCAGAGTATCCGGCTCATCCGCAGGTGCCTTGAGCGGCTCGACCCCGGCCCTGTCCGGGGAGGAGGGATACCCGGGGCCGGGGAGATTGCCTACGCAGGGGAGGCGCCCAGGGGAGAGCTCTCCTACTTCTTAAAGACCGATGCCGCGGGAAGAGTGCTGGACATCTCCATCCAGACGCCTTCCATCATGAACATCGAGGCCTGCTGCCACTACCTTATCGTGGACGTGACGTCGCTCGCCGACGTCACCTCGACCTTTGTCAGCGTGGACCCCTGCATCGCCTGCACGGAGCGTTGA